In Haladaptatus cibarius D43, the sequence CGGGCGATGAGAGTGCCGTAACGGCAACGAGAGACGGTGAATCGATTGTACTGGCCATTGACGGGCAGGATTACGAGCTATCGCGCGAAGCAGCGACGCAACTGCAAGACGCCGTCGGCGATGCGCTGACCGAGCGTCAGGAGTTCTTTCGCACCGCGGGTACCTTCCGCGAGGACGGGAGCTACGAGGTGTCCCGACGAGGTGCCGACTCGTCGGGGAACGCCAAGGTGTTCCAGAGCTTCGACGCGATGGCTCGACTGTTCGACCGCCTGCCGGACGAATTTTCCGCGGAGGAGGTCGGCCGAACCGGAATCACTGGGTCGCGTCGCCACCTGCTGGTTCGCCACTTCGCGGAGCATCCCGACTTCCCCTGTCGGATTTCCCTGCACAATCCACTGACCGTGGAAAAGGAGTCCGAAGAGTCCGGCGTGGCCGAAACCGACGGAAACCCCGAGGTGGGTGCCGACTGAGGGTAGATATTCGCTTGAAAACGATCTGCGTTTTCAAGCGAATGAGAATCACGAGGCGAACTGGCCAGCGGCCAGTTCGCCACCCTCGACATTCGACTAACTTTGACTAACCGTTTTTACGTGAAAATCCGTCCTCCCGACAGCGATAGCACCGACAGTTGCTCGGCGGGCGCGTGCACTGTACGCGCCCGCCTGCTGATTTTTAGGCCGTCTCAGTTAATCGTCGTATGCTCGCTCTCCTCGTTGAGAGCCAGATTCGCCGCGATTTCCGCATTTCGCATTGCGTACTGGGCGGTTTGCTGGAGGCTGACGAGCACGTCCCGAACTTGGAGAAGGTCGTCGTTCGACATCTCGGGCAGGTCGGAGAGGATGTCCGATTCCCTGTCGCCGAGTTCGTGGAATTTCCGCCGGACTTCGAGCGTCATGTCGTAATCGCGCTCCACTGCGGCCTGCACCGCTAGTGCGGTCATTTCGTCCACTTGGTCGGTGAACTCGCGGATTCGGCGCATGGTTCCGTTATCGACTTCGAGCGAGTGGCCGTTCGCTTCGAGGACGATGTCCGCGATGTCCTCGGCGTTGTCCGCGGTCAGTTCGAGATTTTTCGCAATCGAGCGATAGCCGATGAGAGGGAATCCGCTGTCCAGACCGACTGCGCGGGCGAGCGTCGGGTTTTCGTGCGCCGTAAAGATGAGACGAAGGAGGAGGACGAAAATCTTGTTTGCCTGTCGCTCGCGGTTCAAGGCCCGCTGTGCGAGGTCGGGGTTACCGTGTGCAAGCGCTTTCACTGCCTCGCCACGCATGGTGCTCCCGGTGTTTTCCAGTCGTTCGAGGAGGTTGTCCAAATCGAAATCCTCGGGGTCAACCGAACACCGAATTGCGATGCTTTCCGGGGTTTCCTCGATGACGCCGAGCCCCATCAACTGCGTCTCCGCCTTGTAGACCGCGTTGATATGACTGCTTTCCAAGGCTTCCTCGCTGACGACATGGATAACGCGCCGACCGAGAACGTACTGCGCGACGATTGCGCGCTCGACCGCGCCAGCGTCCAACTGCTCCGTGTGAATCGTCGCTTCTGCTTCGTCGTCGTGGGCGGATTCGGGGAGGACGGTGAGCGACCCCTTACCGCTGATTCGAAGGGAGACTTCGTCGCCCTTCTCGACGCCGTGTTCTTGCGCCCACTTGGCGGGCAGGGTCATCGCCAACGTCGATGGACCCAATCGCTGAACCTTCCGTGTTTCCATGTCCTTTGATTTCTCCACCAAACCTTAAATGTCGCCATATGTCAACAACTGTCTCGAATTCGAAAACTACCCCGAAAGAGAATAAACAGCTACTCGACTTTCAACATTCTGCGCTCGAAGCGTCCGACGCGGACTTTTCGCCAGCCGCGCAAGGAATTGTCCACATCCTCATCACCGGTATCGACGTGGAGGACGCCGATGCCGTCGAGTTTCGTCTTCGAAGCGACAACTTCCACGTCGGACCGTCGAATTACGTCGGGCGAAATCTGATGGTTTCCGCGTCCGAAAACGAACCCCTGCCCGCCAATCGGCGAAACGATGATGACGTTTTCATCCCCCAAATTGGACAGGAGGTCCGTTTCGCTGGCGTCGCGGGCCAGCAGTTCGCCGTCGCGCCACACGTCGACGCCCAGCGGCGACCCGTCGAATCCGAGTTGAGACTTGATTGCGCCGACCGTGCTTCCCGGCCCGAGGACGTATGTCACTCCATCCTCGATTTCGTCTGCGACTCCGGCGGCGAGGCTTTCGACCGTTCCGCCGCCGAGTTGCTTGCTCGATTGGAGCGATTCGGCGACAGGAACCTTTGCAATCGCCCGCAGTTCGGCCCGAACTTCGCCTTCTCGGTAGGCGTCCTCGTCGATATCGTTCACTTCGCGTTCCTCCGTGCGGTCGAATCCGGCGGCGACCCGACCCGCCGCTTCCGGCGTGACTGCAAAGACGGACGAGTAGATTTTCACCCCGGCGGGGACGCCGAGCATCGGGATTTTTTCGTCCGTCTCGGCGAGCGTTTCGGCGACATCGACCGCGGTTCCGTCCCCGCCGACGAACAGAATCAAATCGACGGGTTCCGCCGCGAGGCAGCGAACCGCTTCACGGGTGTCCTCGGCGCTGGTTTCGTTTTTGCTTGGGCGACCCACGATTTCCGGGTCGAACCCGGCACGTCGTGCTTCCTCGGCACCCATCTCGCCAGCGTAGGTCAGAATCTCGGCGGCTGGCGAACGCTCTTTGAGCGCGGACAGGGCGGTTTCCGCCCTGTCCGGCGCGCGTTGTTCTGCTCCTCGTTCCCGTGCTTCCGCGACTTTGCCGTCGGTTCCCTTCAGGCCGACTCGCCCACCCATACCCGCGATAGGATTGACGACCACGCCGATTCGCATGGCTGTGGGTTGGGTGGCACGGATAAAAGGCGTGTGGGCAGTGGCGAAATCGTCGTCTTTTCGTGCGTTAGTCGTCGTCGCCCTGCTCTTTTACTTCGTTGTGCGCCTTCTCGTTCGGCGGTTGGAGGTTCGGTTCCGTCTTCCCCAAATCCTTCTCTCGAATGAACGAGAACGACCCTTCGCCGTCCACCGATTCGCCCTGCGTCCACGGTTTCTGCGGGTCGTCCGGTTCGTTAATGTCCGTGGACATGAACGAGTAGTTGAACTCCTGCTGTTCCATCTCGTCCGGGAAACTGTCCGGAACCGGCAGATGGTCGAACATATCGTCCGGGTCGCCCAAATCCTGCAGGAGGGCAAGCCACTGATTCTGGTGCATCGTGTCCCGCGCGATGAGGTACGACAGCATATCCTTCATGCCGTCGTCGTCGGTCATCTCCCACAGTCGCGTGGCGAGCAGTCGCCCGGTCGATTCGGCCATCACGTTGGCGTACATGTCCGCCGCGAGGTTGCCGCTTGCGACGATGCAACTCCCGTTAAACGGCACGCCGTTGCTATCCACCGGCATCGCGTGTAGTCCGGACGAAAGCACCTGTCGCGGTTGCATCCCGTTCATCGCCGCCGAAACGGCGCTGTCCTGTCCCATCTGATTGCGCAGTTCGACCGGCGCACCTTCGAGATTCTTGGCCACTGCGGTCGCCAGCATCTCGATGTGGCCGAGTTCCTCCGCGGCGGTTTCCAACAGCGCGTGGCGGTACTCGCTGTGTTTCTGCGGGAGCGCCCACGCCTGAAACAGGTATTGGAGCGCGACCCGCATCTCCCCCTCCACGCCGCCGATTGCCTGCTGAAGCATCTTCGCAAACTCCGGGTTCGGTTCCTCAACTTCCACTTCGTACTGTAGTTTTCCGTTGTCGTGGTAAAACATCGTTCCCCACCGCAACGGAATCCGGTAAGCGGTTCAATAAGTATGTTGGCCTTCGCGGGACTGTCGGTTCGAGATGAATCACGACAAAAGACGGGGGCAGTTCTCAAACCTTAAGAGACAGCGCCGACAACCGCAGGACATGATTCCAGTCGCAGACCTCGCCCCGCTCGCAACGTTCCCCCTAGCGGAAGTCAGCATCGCCGTTCTCGTCGCCGCAATCGGTTCGGTCGTTGCGTGGATAGCGTACTTCTACCGATAAACAAGGCGAGTGACTCGGGGCTTGACCCCGAGACGGTTCACCGATAGCCGAGCAAACCGCGAACCGTTTTACGGTCGTTCGACTCGCTCGCGGAGCCAATCGGCCGCATTTTGGACGACTTCCTCGTTCGACCCCTCGATTTTGACGCGAACGTGGTCACCCGGATAGCTTCCCACTTTCACGTCGAATCGCTCCCGTAGTTCTTCGAAGCGGTCGATGAGCGCGCTCTCCGGTTCGTCCGCCGGAACGACTTTCCTGAAGTACGGATCGCCGTCGAACTCGCCTGCAATGCGCTCGAACATCGCTTTCATCTCCTCCGGCACCCCCGGCAGGACGTAGATGTCCTCGATTGCCGCGCCGGGAGCGACGCCGACTTCGTTCGGGAGCATTCGGGACCCTTTCGGGAGATGTGTTGTTCCGGAAACGAGGTCGGCGTGCGAGTAGTCCGAATGAGTTTCTATCCATTCGACTGCTTCCGTGTGTTCTTCCACCGGAACGCCGACGGCGGCGGCGACACCTTCCATCGTCAAATCGTCGTGCGTCGGGCCGAGTCCGCCCGTCACGATGACGGCGTCGTATTCGGCCAGCGATTCGTTTACCACGCGG encodes:
- a CDS encoding DUF7528 family protein; the encoded protein is MAIDGQDYELSREAATQLQDAVGDALTERQEFFRTAGTFREDGSYEVSRRGADSSGNAKVFQSFDAMARLFDRLPDEFSAEEVGRTGITGSRRHLLVRHFAEHPDFPCRISLHNPLTVEKESEESGVAETDGNPEVGAD
- a CDS encoding phosphate signaling complex PhoU family protein, with the protein product METRKVQRLGPSTLAMTLPAKWAQEHGVEKGDEVSLRISGKGSLTVLPESAHDDEAEATIHTEQLDAGAVERAIVAQYVLGRRVIHVVSEEALESSHINAVYKAETQLMGLGVIEETPESIAIRCSVDPEDFDLDNLLERLENTGSTMRGEAVKALAHGNPDLAQRALNRERQANKIFVLLLRLIFTAHENPTLARAVGLDSGFPLIGYRSIAKNLELTADNAEDIADIVLEANGHSLEVDNGTMRRIREFTDQVDEMTALAVQAAVERDYDMTLEVRRKFHELGDRESDILSDLPEMSNDDLLQVRDVLVSLQQTAQYAMRNAEIAANLALNEESEHTTIN
- a CDS encoding ATP-NAD kinase family protein, which produces MRIGVVVNPIAGMGGRVGLKGTDGKVAEARERGAEQRAPDRAETALSALKERSPAAEILTYAGEMGAEEARRAGFDPEIVGRPSKNETSAEDTREAVRCLAAEPVDLILFVGGDGTAVDVAETLAETDEKIPMLGVPAGVKIYSSVFAVTPEAAGRVAAGFDRTEEREVNDIDEDAYREGEVRAELRAIAKVPVAESLQSSKQLGGGTVESLAAGVADEIEDGVTYVLGPGSTVGAIKSQLGFDGSPLGVDVWRDGELLARDASETDLLSNLGDENVIIVSPIGGQGFVFGRGNHQISPDVIRRSDVEVVASKTKLDGIGVLHVDTGDEDVDNSLRGWRKVRVGRFERRMLKVE
- a CDS encoding manganese catalase family protein, which translates into the protein MFYHDNGKLQYEVEVEEPNPEFAKMLQQAIGGVEGEMRVALQYLFQAWALPQKHSEYRHALLETAAEELGHIEMLATAVAKNLEGAPVELRNQMGQDSAVSAAMNGMQPRQVLSSGLHAMPVDSNGVPFNGSCIVASGNLAADMYANVMAESTGRLLATRLWEMTDDDGMKDMLSYLIARDTMHQNQWLALLQDLGDPDDMFDHLPVPDSFPDEMEQQEFNYSFMSTDINEPDDPQKPWTQGESVDGEGSFSFIREKDLGKTEPNLQPPNEKAHNEVKEQGDDD
- a CDS encoding competence/damage-inducible protein A, which produces MQIALISVGDEILSGDTVNTNAAWLGEQLTERGVSIERVFVVPDHVADIARVVNESLAEYDAVIVTGGLGPTHDDLTMEGVAAAVGVPVEEHTEAVEWIETHSDYSHADLVSGTTHLPKGSRMLPNEVGVAPGAAIEDIYVLPGVPEEMKAMFERIAGEFDGDPYFRKVVPADEPESALIDRFEELRERFDVKVGSYPGDHVRVKIEGSNEEVVQNAADWLRERVERP